In the Ipomoea triloba cultivar NCNSP0323 chromosome 6, ASM357664v1 genome, one interval contains:
- the LOC116023545 gene encoding uncharacterized protein LOC116023545, translated as MPPRRNAPAENENNLSAIDRMVQAMERMAELMLAQQAQTQHQMQLRVDYAKAIASRQPPYYAGEKDPVILEEWIRTFDKLLNAVNCPANQRAPRQFGPTLLQDPAFGWEEFKVELREQFYTERIKGIKCEEFLRLKQKGATIQEYYDQYVELMRFAQEIVPDEASKARRFVRGLDWSVRGMIAPFMCATLKEAYDRASDHYQVYLDQQEAYGRNKRKADDNSGVSGGKQEGQSGRLNTVQGRGGFDKGKRFACPRCGRNHPGKTVRE; from the exons ATGCCACCAAGACGTAATGCACCTGCGGAGAACGAGAATAATCTCTCGGCAATAGATCGAATGGTTCAAGCCATGGAGAGGATGGCTGAGTTGATGCTGGCTCAGCAAGCTCAAACCCAACATCAAATGCAACTAAGAGTAGACTATGCCAAGGCGATAGCCAGCCGACAACCACCATACTACGCGGGCGAAAAGGATCCGGTGATTCTGGAGGAGTGGATCCGAACCTTCGATAAGTTACTCAACGCAGTGAACTGCCCTGCGAACCAGCGAGCACCTCGGCAGT TTGGACCAACTCTCCTGCAAGACCCAGCTTTCGGTTGGGAGGAATTTAAGGTGGAGTTAAGGGAGCAGTTCTATACTGAGCGCATTAAGGGAAttaagtgtgaggaattcctacGGCTGAAACAGAAAGGAGCAACCATCCAAGAATACTACGACCAGTATGTCGAGCTGATGCGGTTTGCCCAGGAAATCGTGCCGGATGAGGCGAGTAAAGCAAGGAGGTTTGTTCGAGGATTGGACTGGAGTGTAAGAGGGATGATCGCGCCTTTCATGTGCGCAACATTGAAGGAGGCCTATGACAGAGCGTCGGATCATTATCAGGTTTACCTGGACCAACAGGAAGCCTATGGCCGAAACAAGAGGAAGGCCGACGACAACTCGGGAGTTTCAGGCGGGAAACAAGAAGGCCAATCAGGGCGGCTTAACACAGTGCAAGGGAGAGGAGGATTCGATAAAGGAAAGCGTTTTGCTTGCCCGAGGTGTGGGAGGAATCACCCCGGGAAAACTGTCAGGGAGTAA